The genomic interval GAACCGCCGGGTCACGGTCACGCTATTGTCCGAGCCGCCGCCGACGCCGAACGGTAAAGCCCTGCCCTGAGGGCGCCCCCGCCGACCGCGTCTACTTGGCCACCAGCAGCGCCCAGTAGACCTTGTATTTGGAGCCCGGCGCGTAGGCGGTGGCGATGCCCATCCGCGTCGCCTCGGGAGACAGCATGACGGCCCGGTGCGGAGGGCTGTCGCGCCAGCCTGAGAACGCTTCCGCGAGCGTGTGGTAGCCCGCCGAAAGGTTGGCATCCGCCCCGTCATAGCCGAGCCGGGTCACGGCCGCGCGCACGGTTTGACTCCTGCTCGGACGGTCGGAGGCCGCCATGGCCGCGGCCTCGGTCTCGGCCAGGCGCTGCAATTCGGGATCGATGACGAGCGGGGCGGCGCCGTTGTTGCGGCGATAGGCCGAGATCATGTCCCGGGCTGCCGCCGTATCCACCGCGGTGCTGCCAGTGGTGAGCGGCAGGTACATGCTCGGCAGCCCGGTGGTGTCGGGCGTCATCGTCCGCGCGCAGCCCTGGAGCAGGGCAACGAGCGCGAGCGCCGCAGGCGCGGTGATGAAAGTCCTGTG from Methylobacterium sp. AMS5 carries:
- a CDS encoding CAP domain-containing protein: MTPDTTGLPSMYLPLTTGSTAVDTAAARDMISAYRRNNGAAPLVIDPELQRLAETEAAAMAASDRPSRSQTVRAAVTRLGYDGADANLSAGYHTLAEAFSGWRDSPPHRAVMLSPEATRMGIATAYAPGSKYKVYWALLVAK